A section of the Agarivorans litoreus genome encodes:
- the rlmD gene encoding 23S rRNA (uracil(1939)-C(5))-methyltransferase RlmD: MAQFFKAKAKSTSIKAIRDAQVLALDHHLNGVVKHQGKTYFVDGVLPGERVDVLPSAKSGPAKLLKRLNDAPQRIEPACQFYQQCGGCSAQYLSAQAQRDYKLKAVAELISRQSGYQDLPEFEILSGDDWHYRRATRLSTWFDKQRGWQLGFRQKSSKDIVAISECIVLKPQLSALLVPLQQLLKTWPKSINLGHIELIDCQPQIVCRIRVRNQPSDKIAAQLRSFAQQYSIALVIATDEQSSYLMGEQAYYDLAEQGLRLAFTPGDFIQVNEAMNQALVSQALEWLQPCAKDQILDLYAGIGNFSLALAQNAQQVIAVEGVTAMTKQVLVNAEANGFSNISAFSGDLEQVETAKAWQKTKVNKVLLDPARAGAKLAISQVAKLSPSTVVYVSCNPATLARDAKVLKQAGYRLSKIALVDMFAHTEHVETMALFER, from the coding sequence ATGGCCCAATTTTTTAAAGCAAAAGCAAAATCAACCTCGATAAAGGCAATTAGAGACGCTCAGGTTCTAGCGCTTGATCACCATTTAAACGGAGTGGTAAAACACCAAGGCAAAACCTATTTTGTTGACGGGGTGTTGCCTGGAGAGCGGGTTGATGTATTGCCAAGCGCTAAATCGGGCCCAGCTAAGTTACTTAAACGTTTAAATGATGCGCCCCAGCGTATCGAGCCTGCTTGCCAGTTCTACCAACAGTGTGGCGGATGTAGTGCCCAGTATTTGTCGGCCCAAGCTCAGCGAGATTACAAACTAAAAGCGGTAGCTGAGCTCATCAGCCGCCAGTCTGGTTATCAAGACTTGCCCGAGTTTGAAATATTAAGTGGAGATGATTGGCATTACCGACGCGCTACCCGTTTGAGCACTTGGTTTGATAAGCAGCGTGGTTGGCAGCTTGGTTTTCGTCAAAAATCCAGCAAAGACATTGTGGCTATATCAGAATGCATTGTGCTTAAACCACAACTGTCGGCTCTACTGGTGCCCCTTCAGCAATTATTAAAAACATGGCCAAAGTCTATCAATTTAGGTCATATCGAGCTTATTGACTGCCAGCCGCAAATTGTTTGCCGGATCCGTGTTCGTAACCAGCCTTCCGATAAAATTGCAGCGCAATTACGCAGCTTTGCTCAGCAATATTCAATAGCCCTAGTCATTGCCACCGATGAGCAATCGAGTTATTTGATGGGCGAGCAGGCTTACTACGATTTGGCTGAACAGGGCTTGCGCTTAGCTTTCACGCCCGGTGATTTCATTCAAGTGAATGAAGCCATGAACCAAGCTCTGGTTTCTCAGGCTTTAGAGTGGTTACAGCCTTGTGCAAAGGACCAAATATTGGATTTGTATGCCGGCATCGGTAATTTTAGTTTGGCTCTGGCACAAAATGCGCAGCAAGTGATTGCGGTTGAAGGCGTTACAGCAATGACTAAGCAAGTGCTCGTTAATGCTGAAGCAAATGGTTTTAGCAACATTAGCGCATTTAGTGGCGATTTAGAACAAGTTGAAACGGCTAAAGCCTGGCAGAAAACCAAGGTTAATAAAGTATTACTCGATCCTGCTCGAGCTGGGGCAAAACTAGCCATTTCACAGGTTGCCAAGCTTAGTCCAAGCACCGTAGTATATGTCTCATGTAATCCTGCTACCTTAGCCAGAGATGCCAAAGTGCTTAAACAGGCGGGTTATCGCTTAAGTAAAATAGCTTTAGTAGATATGTTCGCACACACTGAACATGTAGAAACAATGGCTTTATTTGAGCGTTAA
- the barA gene encoding two-component sensor histidine kinase BarA codes for MTKYGLRARVYILTIIPTLFVGILLASYFTFNRNQQLDNFVIEQGVNVIEPLAIASEVGLSRYNREKVKSLISVTHRKMSPLIKSIAVYDKHNQLFVTSNYHRNIRLLQSDPELPLPQSTQVEIYPNRIILRAPIWAEAEGSFAAFSNGKPELLGYISMQYNKDRALLLQFRDTTVALFIVLFGVLISVLFAFQLSKQVTQPITNMVNIVDRIRQGRLDARVDGSYTGELGLLKHGINSMAKSLAEYHEEMHQSIDQATSDLRETLEQIEIQNIELDIAKKEAQQGAKAKSEFLANMSHELRTPLNGVIGFARQLLKTQLNSNQADYLLTIEKSANNLLAIINDILDFSKLEAGKLKLERIDFNFRDTINDVVTLLAPSAQDKNLELNLLIEPNVPEGLRGDPLRLQQVFTNLLGNAIKFTHQGEITVAISLIKQQGQQVVLNAAVKDTGIGISKEQQSQLFQAFKQADTSINREYGGTGLGLVITQKLVQHMGGDIKLSSEPEKGAVFSFDIHLEQANMVLGAPLPLTALSQLSVLLYEPHQVSQSVISGLAQQWQLPLQTATNDAQWQSAIKDFSGTVIIGHSDWQTLEPLQHKITEALERSSEVIVLINSSDPDIHQRIIEAGAKHCISKPVNHRKLAQALVDEKLVVNDVVTPMAKVSRSKLVLKVLAVDDNAANLKLISAMLHELVTQVDTCTNGLEAITKAEEYHYDLILMDIQMPILDGISATQKIRQNSNNQQTPIIAVTAHALAGEKEQLLGQGVDDYLAKPIDESSLEKLIHRWQPNAKLLSKENLAATLEQPKLIEFENASLSWQLAMQRANNNQALAIDMFSMLQDSFAEISEAIEQTLNQKINADEFVLLVHRFRGGCAYSGCKRLESLTTTIEDSLRQHGDVAQVEPELLELSDEIEKVKQAAKLLNKQLN; via the coding sequence ATGACCAAGTATGGCTTACGCGCCCGCGTATATATTCTCACTATTATACCTACACTTTTTGTCGGTATCTTGTTGGCGAGCTACTTCACCTTTAACCGAAATCAGCAATTGGATAACTTTGTTATCGAGCAAGGTGTGAATGTTATTGAGCCTCTCGCCATAGCCAGTGAAGTTGGGCTAAGCCGCTATAACCGGGAAAAAGTAAAATCGCTAATTAGCGTTACTCATCGAAAAATGTCACCGTTAATTAAAAGTATTGCGGTGTACGATAAACACAACCAGCTGTTTGTAACCAGTAACTATCACCGCAATATTCGCTTACTACAAAGCGATCCAGAATTACCGCTGCCACAATCAACTCAGGTAGAAATTTACCCCAATCGGATTATTTTGCGTGCGCCCATCTGGGCCGAAGCAGAAGGAAGTTTTGCCGCCTTTAGTAATGGCAAACCAGAACTGCTGGGTTACATCTCAATGCAGTACAACAAAGACCGCGCCTTGCTGCTGCAGTTTAGGGATACCACGGTAGCGCTGTTTATTGTGTTATTTGGCGTACTCATTAGTGTGCTGTTCGCCTTCCAATTAAGTAAACAAGTTACCCAACCGATTACCAACATGGTGAATATCGTCGATCGGATCCGCCAAGGTCGCTTAGACGCCCGTGTTGATGGCAGTTATACCGGCGAGCTAGGTTTGCTAAAACACGGCATTAACTCCATGGCAAAGTCACTGGCTGAGTACCACGAAGAAATGCATCAAAGCATTGACCAAGCCACTAGTGATTTGCGCGAAACACTTGAACAAATTGAAATTCAAAACATTGAGTTAGACATTGCCAAAAAAGAGGCGCAACAAGGCGCTAAGGCGAAATCGGAATTTTTAGCCAACATGAGCCACGAGTTAAGAACTCCGTTAAATGGTGTAATTGGCTTTGCTCGTCAACTGCTTAAAACTCAGCTAAACAGTAATCAAGCCGACTACCTGCTCACCATTGAAAAGTCAGCTAACAATCTACTTGCCATCATTAATGACATTCTTGATTTCTCTAAATTAGAAGCAGGAAAACTCAAGCTCGAGCGCATTGATTTTAACTTCCGCGATACCATCAACGACGTGGTAACACTACTAGCACCAAGTGCTCAAGATAAAAACTTAGAGCTTAACCTGCTGATAGAACCTAATGTGCCTGAAGGTTTACGTGGCGACCCACTGCGTTTACAACAAGTTTTCACTAACCTACTAGGCAATGCCATTAAGTTCACCCACCAAGGTGAGATCACCGTTGCGATTAGTTTAATCAAGCAACAAGGCCAGCAAGTCGTGCTAAATGCTGCGGTGAAAGATACTGGCATTGGCATTTCTAAAGAGCAGCAATCGCAATTGTTCCAAGCCTTTAAACAAGCAGATACTAGCATTAACCGCGAATACGGCGGCACCGGTTTAGGCTTAGTCATTACTCAAAAGCTGGTTCAACATATGGGTGGCGATATCAAACTAAGCTCCGAACCAGAAAAAGGCGCAGTGTTTAGTTTCGATATTCACCTAGAGCAGGCCAACATGGTACTGGGAGCCCCGCTGCCATTAACCGCGCTAAGTCAGCTATCGGTGTTGCTATATGAACCGCACCAAGTCAGTCAGTCTGTGATTAGCGGTTTAGCCCAACAGTGGCAATTGCCACTGCAAACCGCAACTAACGATGCTCAATGGCAAAGCGCAATTAAAGACTTCTCGGGCACCGTAATCATTGGCCATAGCGACTGGCAAACGCTCGAGCCATTACAACACAAAATAACCGAAGCACTAGAGCGCAGTTCGGAAGTGATTGTGTTAATCAACTCCAGTGATCCAGATATACACCAGCGAATTATTGAAGCTGGCGCCAAACACTGCATTAGCAAGCCAGTTAATCATCGCAAGCTGGCACAAGCATTAGTTGACGAGAAACTAGTTGTAAACGATGTGGTCACTCCAATGGCCAAGGTTTCACGCTCAAAATTAGTGCTAAAAGTACTAGCAGTAGATGACAACGCCGCTAATTTAAAACTCATTTCAGCGATGTTGCATGAACTAGTAACGCAAGTTGATACCTGTACCAATGGCTTAGAAGCAATAACTAAAGCTGAAGAATACCATTACGACCTCATCTTGATGGATATTCAAATGCCGATTTTAGATGGTATTAGCGCCACCCAGAAAATCCGTCAAAATAGTAACAACCAACAAACCCCGATTATTGCAGTTACTGCACACGCCCTAGCAGGTGAAAAAGAACAATTATTAGGACAAGGGGTAGATGACTACTTAGCTAAACCGATAGATGAGTCGTCGCTAGAGAAGCTTATCCATCGCTGGCAGCCTAACGCCAAGCTATTGAGTAAAGAAAATCTAGCAGCAACGCTAGAGCAACCTAAACTTATCGAATTTGAAAATGCTAGCTTATCATGGCAACTAGCCATGCAGCGGGCCAACAACAACCAAGCCTTAGCGATAGACATGTTTAGTATGCTGCAAGATAGCTTTGCTGAAATATCTGAAGCCATAGAGCAAACGCTAAACCAGAAAATAAATGCCGATGAATTTGTGCTGTTAGTTCACCGCTTTAGAGGTGGCTGCGCCTACAGCGGTTGTAAGCGCCTAGAATCACTTACAACTACCATCGAAGACAGCCTTCGCCAACACGGCGATGTTGCTCAAGTGGAGCCTGAGCTACTGGAATTAAGTGATGAAATAGAAAAAGTTAAGCAAGCGGCTAAACTATTAAACAAACAGCTTAACTGA
- the acpS gene encoding holo-ACP synthase, protein MAIVGLGTDIVQVERIAKSKQMHALAKRVLTQAEWDSFEQHVAPARFLAKRFAAKEAAAKALGTGIAKGVGFQQIEVSNNQFGKPELVFSGAALALCEQLGVNSQFISISDERDYAVATVVLER, encoded by the coding sequence GTGGCAATAGTAGGCTTAGGTACCGATATCGTTCAAGTAGAGCGAATAGCTAAAAGCAAGCAAATGCATGCTTTGGCTAAGCGGGTATTAACCCAAGCTGAATGGGATAGTTTTGAGCAACATGTTGCACCTGCTCGCTTTTTGGCGAAGCGATTTGCTGCCAAAGAGGCCGCCGCAAAAGCGCTAGGAACCGGGATTGCTAAAGGTGTTGGTTTTCAGCAAATAGAAGTATCTAATAATCAGTTTGGAAAACCTGAGTTGGTATTCAGCGGCGCTGCACTGGCCTTGTGTGAGCAGCTCGGGGTAAATAGCCAGTTTATTAGTATTAGTGATGAGCGTGATTACGCGGTGGCTACCGTAGTGTTAGAGCGCTAA
- the pdxJ gene encoding pyridoxine 5'-phosphate synthase: MSEILLGVNVDHIATLRQARGTTYPDPVLAAGIAEMAGADGITIHLREDRRHIVDRDVAIMSQTVQTRLNLEMAVTDEMVAIACEHKPHFVCLVPEKREELTTEGGLDVVGNLEKITEAVTKLTNAGILVSLFIDADDEQIDASIASGAPFIELHTGHYADAEDEAEQQAELKKIAAAASYAADKGLKVNAGHGLHYHNVLPIAAMPEIIELNIGHAIIARAVMVGMDAAVREMKALMVQARQGDA; this comes from the coding sequence GTGAGTGAAATTTTATTAGGCGTTAATGTTGACCATATCGCTACACTTCGCCAAGCACGTGGTACTACCTATCCTGATCCAGTTCTGGCGGCGGGTATTGCCGAAATGGCTGGCGCAGATGGTATTACCATTCATTTAAGAGAAGACCGTCGTCATATTGTTGACCGTGATGTTGCTATCATGAGTCAAACAGTGCAAACCCGCTTAAACCTAGAAATGGCGGTCACCGACGAAATGGTCGCCATTGCTTGCGAGCACAAACCTCACTTTGTGTGTTTGGTGCCAGAAAAGCGTGAAGAGTTAACGACCGAAGGTGGTCTGGATGTTGTTGGTAATCTTGAAAAAATCACCGAAGCAGTTACTAAGCTAACTAACGCCGGTATTTTAGTTTCGCTATTTATTGATGCCGACGATGAGCAAATTGATGCTTCTATTGCATCTGGCGCGCCATTCATTGAGCTGCATACTGGTCATTATGCTGATGCAGAAGATGAAGCCGAGCAGCAAGCTGAACTGAAAAAGATTGCCGCTGCGGCCAGTTATGCTGCAGACAAAGGCTTAAAAGTAAATGCTGGCCATGGCTTGCATTACCATAATGTATTGCCGATTGCTGCGATGCCAGAAATTATTGAGCTTAACATTGGCCATGCGATTATTGCCCGTGCTGTCATGGTAGGTATGGATGCAGCAGTGCGTGAAATGAAAGCCTTAATGGTTCAAGCTCGTCAAGGTGATGCATAA
- the recO gene encoding DNA repair protein RecO: protein MPEQALTPAFVIHTRPYRETSLLVQLFTLEYGKVSAVARGARAKRSKWRGILQPGVPLLVELSGKGSLRNFKQVEASNLALPLFGQYLYSTLYLNELLYYLLEENTAYPSLYHHYQDSLMALAKQQPLEGCLREFELLLVAELGFALAEPQEFAQGLSYQYRLHEGFVVSNSRFSQVEFSYQEILMLLAFDPQQAQHLLCAKRFCRIVIAQLLNGRELTSRKLFSQIKTTNRAFN from the coding sequence TTGCCTGAACAGGCACTCACACCTGCGTTTGTTATTCATACGCGGCCGTACCGAGAAACCAGTTTGTTAGTACAGCTGTTTACCCTCGAATATGGCAAAGTGAGTGCTGTGGCTCGCGGGGCTAGAGCTAAACGCTCTAAGTGGCGAGGCATATTGCAACCCGGCGTTCCGCTATTAGTTGAGTTGAGTGGTAAAGGCAGTTTACGTAACTTTAAACAGGTCGAAGCCAGTAACTTAGCGCTACCGCTGTTTGGGCAATACCTGTATAGCACCCTTTATCTTAATGAGTTGCTTTATTATTTGCTGGAAGAAAATACCGCTTACCCAAGCTTGTATCATCATTATCAAGACAGCTTAATGGCCTTAGCCAAGCAACAGCCTCTAGAGGGGTGTTTGCGCGAGTTTGAGCTGTTGTTGGTGGCTGAGTTGGGTTTTGCCCTAGCCGAGCCGCAAGAATTCGCTCAAGGTCTTAGCTATCAATACCGATTACATGAAGGTTTTGTGGTTAGCAACAGCCGCTTTTCACAGGTGGAATTTAGCTATCAGGAAATACTTATGTTATTAGCTTTTGACCCACAGCAAGCACAACACTTATTATGTGCCAAAAGATTTTGTCGAATTGTGATTGCCCAACTGCTCAATGGCAGAGAGTTGACCAGTCGCAAATTGTTCAGTCAAATTAAAACAACTAATAGAGCCTTCAATTAA
- the era gene encoding GTPase Era, protein MNYDTRCGFVAIVGRPNVGKSTLLNAILGQKVSITSKKPQTTRHRILGIDTDDIYQTIFVDTPGLHIEEQRAINRLMNRAATSSLGDVSMVIFVVEGTKWNPDDELVLGKLRHLKVPVVLAINKVDNVQEKEELFPHMQMMQEKFDFSHILPISAKQGKNVEQLREWAQQTLPENVHFFPEDYITDRSSRFMAAEIVREKLMRFTGQELPYSTTVEIEQFKMQENGVYQINALILVERPSQKRMIIGSKGDKLKTIGKEARLDMERLFDNKVFLEMWVKVKSGWADDERALRSLGYGDE, encoded by the coding sequence ATGAACTATGATACCCGTTGTGGCTTTGTAGCCATTGTTGGTCGTCCAAATGTGGGTAAATCGACCTTACTGAATGCTATTTTAGGCCAAAAGGTAAGCATTACATCTAAAAAGCCACAAACTACGCGCCACCGTATTTTGGGCATTGATACCGATGATATCTATCAAACAATTTTTGTTGATACGCCGGGATTACACATTGAAGAACAGCGGGCAATTAACCGCTTAATGAATCGAGCTGCTACCAGTTCGCTGGGTGATGTTTCGATGGTGATCTTTGTGGTTGAAGGTACCAAGTGGAACCCCGATGATGAGTTGGTTTTAGGCAAGTTGCGCCACTTGAAAGTGCCAGTTGTATTGGCAATTAACAAAGTGGATAACGTACAAGAAAAAGAAGAGCTGTTTCCGCACATGCAAATGATGCAGGAGAAATTCGACTTTTCTCATATTCTGCCTATTTCTGCTAAGCAAGGGAAAAATGTTGAACAGCTGCGTGAGTGGGCACAACAAACCTTGCCGGAGAACGTGCACTTTTTCCCAGAAGATTACATTACCGACCGCTCATCACGATTTATGGCGGCAGAAATTGTGCGTGAAAAGTTGATGCGTTTTACTGGTCAAGAGCTGCCATATTCTACCACTGTAGAAATAGAGCAGTTCAAAATGCAAGAAAATGGTGTTTACCAAATTAACGCGCTTATTTTGGTAGAGCGCCCTAGCCAAAAACGTATGATTATTGGCAGTAAAGGCGACAAACTAAAAACTATTGGTAAAGAAGCTCGCTTAGATATGGAGCGCTTGTTTGATAACAAAGTGTTCTTGGAAATGTGGGTTAAAGTTAAATCTGGTTGGGCTGACGACGAACGTGCTTTGCGTAGTCTAGGTTACGGAGACGAATAA
- the rnc gene encoding ribonuclease III yields the protein MISSNPERLQRAIGYTFKNDSLLHLALTHRSAGGVHNERLEFLGDAVLSWVIADELYHRFPDVSEGDLSPMRSTLVKGKTLAELARSFELGEYIKLGPGELKSGGFRRESILADAVEAIIGAVYLDSGNDSAKEMLLRWYKERLSTIKPGLSQKDPKTRLQEILQSRKQALPDYQVVEIKGEAHNQQFTVSCSVEGLDKPVIGTSTSRRKAEQVAAELVLERLV from the coding sequence CGCTTACAGCGTGCCATAGGGTATACATTTAAAAATGACAGTTTATTACACCTAGCGCTTACTCACCGCAGTGCTGGTGGGGTACATAACGAGCGTCTAGAGTTTTTAGGGGATGCAGTGCTTAGTTGGGTAATTGCCGACGAATTGTATCACCGCTTTCCAGATGTGTCTGAAGGCGATTTAAGCCCCATGCGCTCAACTTTGGTAAAAGGCAAAACGCTGGCTGAGTTAGCGCGTAGTTTTGAATTAGGCGAGTATATAAAACTTGGTCCTGGTGAATTGAAAAGCGGTGGTTTTCGCCGTGAGTCAATTTTGGCTGATGCCGTTGAAGCGATTATCGGCGCAGTATATTTAGATAGTGGTAACGATAGCGCAAAAGAAATGCTATTGCGTTGGTATAAAGAACGTTTAAGTACTATAAAGCCAGGCCTTAGCCAAAAAGATCCTAAAACTAGATTGCAGGAAATACTGCAGTCCAGAAAGCAAGCTTTACCTGATTATCAAGTCGTTGAAATTAAAGGCGAAGCTCATAATCAGCAATTTACCGTAAGCTGCTCAGTAGAAGGTTTGGACAAGCCAGTCATTGGCACAAGCACTAGCCGGCGCAAAGCAGAGCAAGTGGCGGCTGAGTTGGTATTGGAGCGTTTAGTATGA